In a genomic window of Melitaea cinxia chromosome 25, ilMelCinx1.1, whole genome shotgun sequence:
- the LOC123666089 gene encoding uncharacterized protein LOC123666089, with the protein MPDQQQREENHNQNRHTLDQEQESSNDNGSDQQEMRNTLNKLTGFTDLRVFVRLLRILTGETNVYEAFKIIKHLTGHSDFDGVFEMLQRISGRKGVEGVNRQVHKLTAGAGPSEFPNVYEALSSEIGIGEAIVEFRDLVGKKTFSEAILFIKQFTGFSSLRVIVDKLYQLFGKTDLEHVHTEIQRIFHEENIITLLRNVNRITKRRDPLIVFSGLLGVTQTYNLSDCSAVITGLTFKHLTPLEVIEQIQTETENSDILDFFNKLVSLTGTKSLRLAWNNVVDITGKNDIFVLVTTIKSYTSADIIHFFQTLRKITNTTTINLAVVKIRELLRVKGFFEWIDNIYKIVQIGM; encoded by the exons ATGCCAGATCAACAACAACGTGAAGAAAACCACAATCAGAACAGGCACACTTTGGACCAGGAGCAAGAATCAAGTAACGACAATGGTTCGG atCAACAAGAGATGAGGAACACGTTGAACAAGCTAACTGGCTTCACAG aTTTAAGAGTGTTTGTTCGTCTCCTAAGAATACTGACTGGGGAAACAA atgTTTACGAAGCGTTTAAAATCATCAAACACTTAACTGGACATAGCGATTTTGATGGTGTTTTCGAGATGTTGCAACGCATATCAGGAAGAAAGG GTGTTGAAGGAGTAAATCGACAAGTTCACAAACTGACGGCAGGAGCCGGTCCTTCGGAGTTTCCAAACGTTTATGAAGCTTTAAGCTCTGAAATCG GTATCGGCGAAGCCATAGTTGAATTCCGAGATTTGGTCGGAAAGAAGACATTCTCAGAAGCAATACTATTTATAAAGCAGTTCACAGGATTTTCAA GTTTAAGGGTAATAGTTGATAAACTATACCAACTTTTCGGTAAGACGGATTTGGAGCACGTACATACGGAAATACAACGAATATTCCACGAAGAAA ATATAATCACGCTACTAAGAAACGTAAACAGAATAACAAAGAGGCGAGACCCACTCATCGTATTCTCCGGTCTGCTGGGCGTCACTCAGACGTACAACTTGAGCGATTGCAGCGCTGTCATTACTGGACTAACTTTCAAACACT TGACGCCACTGGAAGTAATAGAGCAAATCCAGACAGAAACCGAAAATTCGGATATATTGGATTTCTTCAACAAACTCGTGAGTTTAACGGGAACCAAAT CACTTCGTCTCGCTTGGAACAACGTCGTAGACATAACAGGGAAAAACG ATATATTCGTCCTCGTGACTACAATCAAATCGTACACATCAGCGGACATCATACACTTCTTCCAGACATTacgaaaaattacaaatactacAACTATAAACCTTGCTGTTGTGAAAATAAGAGAACTATTGAGGGTCAAGG GATTCTTCGAATGGAtcgacaatatttataaaatcgtcCAAATCGGTATGTAA